The Shewanella sp. NFH-SH190041 genome has a window encoding:
- a CDS encoding endonuclease/exonuclease/phosphatase family protein, translating into MLTVLSARDGVSLATLNLLNFAEPPFASYEYDNIYSQLQWQRKCQWICDYLTLYRPDVIAFQEVFSPVALQALLASQGWMHFTVVQQPLLRDDYIFHRPVNAIASRYPITHSAAVTVDPQLILALGGAADFAFSRAPIWCQIQLPHIGLLDCYVVHFKSRRPDLAPDVLPGDTDALASAMLHQALGRAASATQRSLEAAALLQAITDRRQRSGLPVALLGDFNDELTSTALAVLDSGLPQLRPSGHRPVAPGLDYYGLRNSFALHQVLNPAARSLPTHYWGAKGSVLDYILLSAEFDSGSRFSTWDVVDYRVFDRHLMRPDFALDSQASDHAPVLIQLKARG; encoded by the coding sequence ATGCTAACTGTATTATCCGCAAGGGACGGGGTAAGTCTTGCAACCCTTAACCTGCTCAATTTTGCCGAGCCACCATTTGCCAGTTATGAATATGACAATATTTACAGTCAACTACAGTGGCAACGTAAATGTCAGTGGATTTGCGACTACTTAACACTTTATCGCCCTGATGTGATTGCCTTTCAGGAAGTCTTTAGCCCAGTAGCGCTACAGGCATTGTTGGCCTCCCAAGGGTGGATGCATTTTACTGTGGTGCAGCAGCCATTATTGCGCGATGACTATATTTTTCATCGGCCAGTGAATGCGATTGCCAGTCGTTATCCCATAACACACTCTGCCGCGGTTACCGTTGATCCTCAACTTATCTTGGCTTTGGGTGGTGCGGCGGATTTTGCTTTTAGTCGCGCGCCGATATGGTGTCAGATCCAGCTGCCACATATTGGTTTATTGGACTGTTATGTGGTGCATTTTAAATCCCGTCGACCGGATTTAGCGCCAGACGTATTGCCAGGCGATACAGACGCATTAGCATCGGCAATGTTGCATCAGGCGTTAGGGCGCGCCGCCTCCGCGACGCAGCGTTCGCTAGAAGCCGCAGCCTTACTGCAGGCCATTACAGACCGGCGGCAACGCTCGGGTCTGCCGGTAGCGCTATTAGGGGATTTTAATGACGAACTGACATCAACTGCATTAGCCGTGCTGGACAGTGGGTTGCCGCAATTGCGACCAAGTGGTCATCGGCCGGTGGCACCGGGATTGGATTATTATGGCCTGAGAAATAGTTTTGCCCTGCATCAGGTACTCAATCCCGCTGCCCGGTCATTACCAACCCATTATTGGGGCGCTAAAGGCAGTGTACTGGATTATATTTTGTTGTCTGCCGAGTTTGATTCTGGGAGCCGTTTTAGTACCTGGGATGTGGTGGATTATCGTGTGTTTGACCGTCATTTGATGCGACCGGATTTTGCCTTGGACAGTCAGGCCAGTGATCATGCTCCTGTGCTGATACAGCTCAAAGCCAGAGGGTAA
- a CDS encoding cytochrome b/b6 domain-containing protein encodes MGTWLGWGRAFDRYLQQNLTVRQIYHCHWLLALLVISQIINSNFIHMTHAGVLRGGLWSGVFLWLHIALGLIAALVFIIMLQQMLSQQGLRMFFPYLYGDTQALQRNWQQIRNKQLPEMLPGGIANIVQGLGMGAMLLVLTSGLLWLVCWQWAPDVANELRHLHKSLTGLVELYLYGHGGMAILHFIATRQQYLSR; translated from the coding sequence ATGGGCACTTGGTTGGGTTGGGGACGGGCATTTGACCGTTATCTGCAGCAGAATCTTACTGTCAGGCAGATTTACCATTGTCACTGGCTATTGGCCTTATTGGTCATCAGCCAGATTATCAACAGTAATTTTATCCATATGACCCATGCCGGAGTGCTGCGCGGCGGCCTGTGGTCCGGGGTATTTCTTTGGCTACATATCGCCTTGGGGCTGATTGCGGCTTTAGTATTTATCATTATGCTGCAACAGATGCTGAGTCAGCAGGGATTACGGATGTTTTTCCCCTATCTGTATGGGGATACGCAAGCGCTGCAGCGTAATTGGCAGCAGATCCGCAATAAGCAGTTACCTGAGATGCTGCCGGGTGGCATTGCCAATATTGTGCAGGGATTAGGCATGGGCGCCATGTTATTGGTGCTGACGTCCGGGTTGTTGTGGTTAGTGTGCTGGCAGTGGGCGCCAGATGTTGCCAATGAACTGCGCCATTTGCATAAATCATTGACTGGATTAGTGGAACTGTATCTTTATGGCCACGGTGGTATGGCGATATTGCACTTTATTGCGACTCGACAACAGTATTTATCCCGTTAA
- a CDS encoding DEAD/DEAH box helicase, whose amino-acid sequence MSFSSLGLSAPILKAVAAQGYQTPSPIQAQAIPAVLTGRDVMAAAQTGTGKTAGFTLPLLERLKDGRRPAAGEVRALILTPTRELAAQISDNVTAYSANLKLRSTVVFGGVSINPQLAALKRGMDILVATPGRLLDLHAQKAVSFDKLEVLVLDEADRMLDMGFIHDIRRILKLLPAKRQNLMFSATFSDDIRALAKGLVNDPVEISVTPRNTTAQTVSQTICPVDKSQKSALLTHLINQHNWQQVLVFSRTKHGANRLAKYLDGKGITAAAIHGNKSQNARTAALANFKSGAVRVMVATDIAARGLDIDQLPQVVNFDLPNVPEDYVHRIGRTGRAGASGHAVSLVSDDESKQLRDIERLIGRRIERQMTTGFEPSKTLPQTELSSPNNHGRNQRQPASKENGKNPRRPQQRDHQAANRHGRKADDRVLAAVMDEPTAPRRNSKDGQDNRSRQANTNGQQPSRRRSHNSAAGNGQSNNQARSRAPQHSAHTNGNKGDDKGANHKRANSQRHGQQAGTQQRTHADSQRSERTNDRRSDGQAKTSRNHHGDNSQHRNRRRSQPSSAKMQTPQA is encoded by the coding sequence ATGAGTTTTTCTTCCCTGGGCCTGTCGGCCCCGATCCTTAAAGCAGTAGCCGCTCAGGGCTACCAAACCCCATCACCTATTCAGGCTCAAGCCATTCCCGCAGTCCTTACTGGCCGGGATGTTATGGCGGCAGCCCAAACCGGTACCGGTAAAACCGCCGGTTTTACCCTGCCATTATTAGAGCGGCTGAAAGATGGCCGGCGACCTGCAGCCGGTGAAGTTCGCGCCCTGATCCTGACCCCGACCCGGGAACTGGCCGCGCAGATCAGTGATAATGTCACCGCATACAGCGCCAACCTGAAACTGCGCAGCACAGTGGTATTTGGCGGCGTCTCCATTAACCCGCAATTAGCAGCATTAAAGCGCGGGATGGATATTCTGGTCGCCACACCTGGGCGACTGCTGGATCTGCACGCCCAGAAAGCGGTGAGCTTTGACAAACTGGAAGTACTGGTGCTGGATGAAGCGGACCGCATGCTGGATATGGGATTTATTCATGATATCCGCCGCATTCTGAAACTGCTGCCAGCCAAGCGGCAAAATTTGATGTTTTCCGCAACCTTCAGTGATGATATCCGGGCGCTGGCAAAAGGGCTGGTCAATGATCCGGTCGAAATTTCAGTGACACCACGCAATACCACAGCCCAAACCGTCAGCCAGACAATTTGTCCCGTGGATAAGAGCCAGAAATCAGCGTTGTTGACTCATTTGATTAATCAACATAATTGGCAGCAAGTACTGGTATTCTCCCGCACCAAACACGGCGCTAACCGTCTGGCCAAATACTTAGATGGTAAAGGCATCACGGCGGCGGCTATTCACGGCAATAAGAGCCAAAATGCCCGTACAGCGGCACTGGCTAACTTTAAATCCGGCGCGGTGCGGGTCATGGTAGCAACAGATATCGCCGCCCGCGGGCTGGATATCGACCAACTGCCTCAAGTAGTCAACTTTGATCTACCGAATGTGCCAGAGGATTATGTCCACCGTATTGGCCGTACTGGCCGGGCAGGCGCAAGCGGCCATGCGGTATCACTGGTCTCAGATGACGAAAGTAAGCAACTGCGGGATATTGAACGTCTGATTGGTCGCCGCATCGAACGGCAAATGACCACAGGTTTTGAGCCGAGCAAAACGCTGCCTCAAACCGAACTGAGCAGCCCAAATAATCATGGCCGTAATCAGCGTCAGCCAGCAAGCAAAGAAAACGGGAAAAATCCCCGCCGCCCGCAGCAGCGTGACCATCAGGCAGCTAACCGCCACGGCCGCAAGGCAGATGACAGAGTACTCGCTGCCGTCATGGATGAGCCTACTGCGCCGCGTCGCAATAGCAAAGATGGTCAGGATAACCGTTCTCGTCAGGCTAACACTAATGGGCAGCAGCCAAGTCGTCGCCGCAGCCATAACAGTGCCGCAGGTAATGGTCAGTCAAACAACCAAGCTCGCAGCCGTGCCCCCCAACATAGTGCCCATACCAATGGGAACAAGGGTGATGATAAAGGTGCTAACCATAAGCGCGCCAATAGTCAACGCCATGGACAACAGGCGGGTACCCAGCAGCGAACTCATGCTGATAGCCAACGCAGTGAGCGCACTAATGATCGACGCAGCGATGGCCAAGCCAAAACAAGTCGCAATCATCATGGGGATAATAGCCAGCATCGCAACCGCCGTAGAAGCCAGCCTTCCTCGGCAAAAATGCAAACGCCTCAGGCGTAA
- the cydD gene encoding heme ABC transporter permease/ATP-binding protein CydD yields the protein MDKSLEKQLTLWLKQQKGACGPYLLLAMGLGLLNGVALIGQAFLVASVLHGVIMQALPASHFASELWQLGGLIVLRALLAFSRERVSFQAGLQLRQTLRQAVLDKLERLGPAVIKGKPAGSWASIVLEQIEDLQDFYARYLPQMSLAALIPLIILAVVFPLNWAAGTILLVTAPLIPLFMMLVGWGAADANRRNFAALSRLSGHFMDRLQGLSTLKLFNREAAELDTIAAASEEFRSRTMSVLRMAFLSSAVLEFFAAVSIAVLAVYFGFTYLHHLDFGHYGVPVTLFTGLFVLIMAPEFYQPLRDMGTHYHAKAQAIGAAEALMTLLNQPEPLVQGTEAVKALDTGPLTVTAKDLCVFSPDGQQLLGPVSFSLQPGRHLALVGPSGAGKTSLLNALLGFLPISGSLTVNGQDFATVDKTWLRQQLAWLGQEPQLFHASVRDNVTLGQPQLDDAAVYQLLQQACVADFIHQQPQGLDYMIGEQGGGVSVGQAQRIALARALAQQASLYLLDEPTASLDSHSEQLVMQALAKATEQKTCLMITHRLDWLAQMDDILVLDGGRIVQQGSYQTLARTDGLFARLLGENRLDEVTLTSALDDAGAKPDDDSHSKIGQGDL from the coding sequence ATGGATAAATCACTAGAGAAACAATTAACCCTGTGGTTGAAGCAGCAAAAAGGGGCTTGTGGCCCTTATCTGTTGTTGGCCATGGGCTTAGGACTGCTAAATGGTGTGGCATTGATTGGCCAGGCATTTCTGGTGGCCAGCGTGCTACACGGCGTGATTATGCAGGCATTACCTGCCAGCCATTTTGCCTCTGAGTTGTGGCAACTGGGCGGCTTAATTGTATTGCGGGCATTATTGGCGTTCAGCCGTGAGCGGGTCAGTTTTCAGGCGGGACTACAACTACGCCAAACTTTGCGCCAAGCGGTATTGGATAAGCTGGAGCGTTTGGGGCCTGCGGTGATAAAAGGCAAACCGGCCGGTAGCTGGGCCAGTATTGTGCTGGAGCAAATAGAAGATCTGCAGGATTTTTATGCCAGATACCTGCCGCAGATGAGCCTGGCCGCCTTGATCCCTTTGATTATCCTTGCGGTGGTATTTCCGCTGAACTGGGCCGCCGGGACAATTTTGCTCGTGACTGCGCCCTTGATCCCGCTATTTATGATGTTAGTGGGCTGGGGTGCGGCGGATGCCAACCGGCGTAATTTCGCGGCCTTGTCCCGCCTGTCAGGCCATTTTATGGATCGACTGCAAGGGTTATCTACCCTCAAGCTGTTTAACCGGGAAGCTGCTGAGCTTGATACCATTGCGGCAGCATCAGAAGAGTTTCGCAGTCGCACTATGTCGGTACTGCGCATGGCCTTTTTAAGCTCGGCCGTGCTGGAGTTTTTTGCTGCGGTATCAATTGCGGTGCTGGCGGTATATTTTGGTTTTACCTACTTACATCATCTGGATTTCGGCCACTATGGCGTGCCCGTCACCCTCTTTACCGGCCTATTTGTGCTGATTATGGCGCCAGAGTTTTACCAACCACTGCGGGATATGGGCACCCACTATCACGCTAAGGCCCAAGCGATTGGCGCGGCCGAAGCTTTGATGACACTACTAAATCAACCTGAGCCGTTAGTGCAAGGGACGGAGGCGGTAAAGGCGTTGGATACTGGCCCTTTGACCGTCACAGCTAAGGATTTATGCGTGTTCAGCCCGGATGGCCAGCAGCTGCTGGGGCCGGTGAGTTTTTCCTTGCAGCCGGGGCGGCATCTCGCCTTGGTAGGGCCAAGTGGAGCGGGAAAAACCAGTTTGCTTAATGCGCTACTGGGGTTTTTACCTATCAGCGGCAGTTTAACCGTGAATGGTCAGGATTTTGCGACGGTGGATAAGACTTGGCTGCGGCAGCAGTTGGCTTGGTTAGGCCAGGAGCCACAGCTGTTTCACGCCAGTGTGCGGGACAATGTCACATTAGGGCAGCCACAGCTGGATGATGCGGCTGTCTATCAATTGTTGCAGCAGGCTTGTGTCGCGGATTTTATCCATCAGCAGCCACAAGGATTGGATTATATGATTGGCGAGCAAGGCGGTGGGGTGTCTGTGGGCCAGGCCCAGCGGATCGCCTTGGCAAGGGCGCTGGCACAGCAGGCTTCCCTGTATTTACTGGATGAGCCGACCGCCAGTCTCGATAGCCACAGTGAGCAGCTGGTGATGCAGGCGCTGGCCAAGGCTACGGAGCAGAAAACTTGTTTGATGATCACCCATAGACTCGACTGGTTGGCGCAAATGGATGACATCTTGGTGTTAGATGGCGGGCGCATTGTGCAGCAGGGCAGTTATCAGACGCTAGCCCGGACAGATGGGCTGTTTGCCCGACTGTTGGGGGAAAACCGACTCGATGAGGTGACGTTAACGTCTGCGTTGGATGACGCAGGGGCAAAGCCTGATGACGATAGCCACTCGAAGATCGGACAAGGAGATTTATGA
- the cydC gene encoding heme ABC transporter ATP-binding protein/permease CydC yields MRVLLPFIRLFSRQWLMMLVGIVLSIVTLIAGFGLLSLSGWFLSATAVAGVTLVSAQAFNFFTPAGGVRFLSITRTASRYGERLATHEATFQLLTSLRIWVWRRLMPLSEKDLAGVRYGDLLNRLVADIDTLDHLYLRLLTPLLASLVMTGILYLFLAWFDPQLARVLCSVLLLACFMLPAVFYWLGKQPGRAVLVQRRRFRIQLLEYLQGQGELTLFNARGRYRDALEQVNKAFLQAQQSMATITALSQAALVLVSGAALLLMLVLAASGVGSNTPPGPMYALVVFAALACVEMLMPLAGSFQHLSACVMAAERVSDVTDRQPGIVFPVTSTGDIRTGALSVTGLSFAYQAGQQVLSQLDLNVPAGKKVALLGQTGSGKSSLLKLITRQWQADSGSICIDGREIDSYSQEALRRGIAVVSQRVYLFAGTLRDNLTLALPADDVDMNWSQMTLAQRKAARTRLDMRLSAVLQQVGLETLLQGDKPLDTWLGDGGRQLSGGEQRRIGIARVLLHDAPLLLLDEPTEGLDKRTERDMLNLLFEFAKDRTLLMISHRLTAMAQMDEIHLLEQGRISASGTHTELLAKNTAYQSLYQRLNISQ; encoded by the coding sequence ATGAGAGTGTTACTGCCTTTTATCCGTTTATTCAGTCGGCAGTGGCTGATGATGCTGGTGGGGATTGTGCTCAGTATTGTCACTCTGATCGCCGGTTTTGGCCTGTTGTCACTATCAGGCTGGTTTTTATCTGCCACCGCAGTTGCTGGTGTCACTTTGGTGTCAGCTCAGGCTTTTAACTTTTTTACCCCCGCAGGCGGAGTTCGTTTTTTATCCATAACCCGCACTGCCAGTCGTTATGGTGAGCGCTTAGCGACCCATGAAGCGACTTTTCAGCTACTGACATCCTTGCGGATCTGGGTCTGGCGGCGGTTGATGCCGCTGTCAGAAAAGGATTTGGCCGGAGTACGTTACGGTGACTTACTTAACCGCTTGGTGGCAGATATTGATACGCTGGATCACCTCTATCTGCGTTTGTTGACTCCGCTACTGGCATCACTGGTGATGACCGGCATACTGTATTTGTTTTTAGCTTGGTTTGATCCTCAGCTTGCTCGGGTGCTGTGTAGCGTACTCTTGTTGGCTTGCTTTATGTTGCCCGCGGTATTTTATTGGCTGGGTAAACAGCCGGGACGGGCAGTACTGGTACAGCGGCGGCGTTTTCGGATCCAGTTGCTGGAATATCTCCAGGGGCAAGGGGAGCTGACACTGTTTAATGCCCGCGGTCGTTATCGTGATGCACTGGAGCAGGTTAATAAGGCGTTTTTGCAAGCGCAGCAGTCAATGGCCACCATTACGGCGCTGAGTCAGGCCGCTTTAGTGTTAGTCAGCGGCGCGGCATTGCTGTTGATGCTGGTACTGGCCGCGTCCGGTGTTGGAAGCAACACGCCACCTGGTCCCATGTATGCCTTAGTGGTGTTTGCAGCGCTGGCCTGTGTTGAGATGTTGATGCCGCTGGCGGGATCATTTCAGCACCTTTCCGCCTGTGTGATGGCTGCTGAGCGGGTATCTGATGTGACTGATCGGCAACCGGGTATTGTCTTTCCTGTGACATCGACAGGCGATATTCGTACTGGTGCATTATCCGTGACAGGGCTGAGCTTTGCTTACCAAGCGGGGCAGCAGGTATTGTCGCAATTGGATCTTAATGTGCCAGCCGGTAAAAAAGTGGCCTTGTTAGGCCAGACCGGCAGTGGTAAATCCAGTTTGCTGAAGTTAATTACCCGTCAGTGGCAGGCTGACAGCGGCAGTATCTGTATTGATGGTAGGGAGATTGACAGTTACAGCCAGGAAGCTCTGCGCCGGGGCATTGCTGTGGTCAGCCAGCGGGTATATTTATTTGCCGGTACCCTGAGGGATAATTTGACCTTGGCATTACCGGCAGATGATGTGGATATGAATTGGAGTCAGATGACGCTGGCGCAGCGCAAAGCGGCGCGGACGCGGTTGGATATGCGCCTAAGTGCAGTATTACAGCAAGTAGGACTAGAGACTTTGTTGCAGGGGGATAAACCGCTGGATACCTGGCTAGGCGATGGCGGGCGTCAATTATCCGGTGGAGAACAACGCCGTATTGGTATTGCCCGGGTACTGCTGCATGATGCGCCCTTACTGCTGCTGGATGAACCCACTGAAGGGCTGGATAAGCGCACGGAAAGAGATATGCTGAATTTGCTGTTTGAGTTTGCGAAAGACCGCACTTTGCTGATGATTTCTCATCGCCTGACCGCCATGGCGCAGATGGATGAAATTCATTTGCTAGAGCAGGGGCGCATCAGTGCCTCTGGCACTCATACCGAATTGTTGGCAAAAAATACCGCTTATCAAAGCTTGTATCAGCGATTGAATATCAGCCAGTAA